The nucleotide sequence TAGGCTTAAAAAATGATACGAATGCACGATCATTCGCGGGTCTTAACTTTACCCCAAAAAAATTACAAGAAGCCGCTGTATATACTAAACAACAGGGCAAGAAGATCTTCCTTACTATTAATACATTCCCTAAACCCGGTGAAGAGAAACGTTGGTATGAAGCGGTAGATATTGCGGCTAACACGGGTATGGATGCCTTAATCATCGCCGATCTGTCACTGCTCGATTATGCCCATACTCATTACCCGCACATGCCTCTACATCTGTCAGTGCAAGCTAGTGCAACAAACCTAGGGGCTCTGAAGCTTTATAAAGAGGAGTTCAATATCCAGCGGGCCGTATTACCAAGAGTGTTATCGATGAAACAGGTAAGAGACTTAAGTAAGGTTACTCCGGTTGATCTTGAAGTCTTTGCTTTCGGTAGTCTATGTATTATGGCGGAAGGCCGTTGTCATCTCTCATCCTATATAACCGGGCAATCACCAAACACTGGCGGTTCATGCTCACCAGCCAAACATGTTCGCTGGCAAGAGGAAGGCTCAAACAGATTAACTCGCCTCAATGAGGTCTTAATCGATAAGTCTGGCATCAACGAACAGATGGGATATCCGGTAGTCTGTAAAGGTCGCTATACCACGGAACATAGTAGCGAACCGACGCACTTGTTAGAATCGCCTACCAGCCTCAACACCTTAAGCTTGTTACCTGAATTGGCCAAAGCCAATGTCGTCTCGTTAAAGATAGAGGGGCGTCAACGCAGCCCCGCATACGTTGAGCAGGTTACCAGCGTATGGCGCCGAGCCATTGATACCTACATGAACGATCCTGAAAACTATCAAACTCAAGCTGAATGGAATCGAGCATTAGCAAAGGTTTCTGAAGGGCAAACGACCACTTTGGGTGCCTATGAGCGCACCTGGCAATAATTGAGGAGAAAACAATGAAAGCATCACTCGGCCCTATCTTATATTGCTGGCCCAAAGAGAAAGTTATCGAATTTTATACTCAAGTTGCCAACAGCAGTATCCCTCTCGTGTATCTAGGAGAAACCATTTGCAGCCGTCGTCGCGAACTAAAGTTTAGCGACTATTTGGACTTAGCACATATGTTAAAGGCTTCAGGTAAAGAGGTGGTGATTTCAACCTTAGCCTTGCTTGAGGCACCCTCTGAGTTTACAGAGTTAAAGAAACAGGTCGAAAATGGTGAGTTTGTCATAGAAGCTAATGATATGGGGGGCGTCCAAGCAGCAAAAGAAAATAAACTGCCTTTTATCTGCGGACCAACGATTAATAACTATAACCTTGCCAGTTTGAATACCTTGCATAAATGGGGAATGCAGCGCTTTGTCATGCCAGTTGAACTCTCTAAACATTGGCTTGACAGTGTTATCTCTGTTGAAAAGCCTAAATTTGAAATAGAAGTGTTTGGTCATGGTTTCTTACCTCTTGCACTATCGGCTCGTTGCTTTACCGCAAGACAAAAAGGGTTAGTTAAGGATAAATGCCAAACGATCTGTATCGAAAACCCTAAAGGGCTGTTGGCTCAAACACTAGAATCACAACCTCTACTCAGGTTAAACGGCATACAGACACAATCAGCGGCATGCATTGATTTGACCTCTGAGCTGTCAGTCATGAATGAGATGGGTATCGATTACTTTCGAGTGTCTCCATCTAGCATGCAATGCATTGAAAAGGCCGATAAACTATTTGATTTGATCCATGTAACGACAAACTCGAGTACCGATCCCAACTGTAATGGCTACTGGCATCAAGAAGCTGGATTTAATCATTTAGCTGGTTAGAAGTACAAGCTTTAGGGCTTTAGGGCTTTAGGGCTTTAGGGCTTTAGGGCTTTAGGGCTTTAAGCCCTAAAGCAGCCAGTTATATTCGAATTTTTGCGCTTCTCACCATGCCACAGCACCAAGCCAGAAAGAGTGCGAGACTAAGCCACTCTAAAGCCACTGGACACCATAATATCGGTCTGGGTACCTCCATCACCATCTCTTGATAAAAAGGTTGATCGCTGCCAATTAAACCTAGGTTCATATGAGACAAGAGTATAAAGCAGCTAAAACTGATAAAGGTTAATGTGCCAGTAACTATATTCCATCTGGAATAAAAAACACCTCCATTCCATATCAGGTATACACAAAATAGTGCACTACTACAGGTGCCTAAATAGAAGAAATATTTAATCGCGGCAGTGTGCAGATGATAGACATTGACAGGAAAAAGCCCGACAGCCGCCAAACAAAAAAATGTTCCAGCCAGAGAGAAAAAGAGAGGATATAGCCATTTATTATCGACTAATTGGATTGAAAAAAGAGCAAATAAACTCATGCTCAAGCTACCAAAAAATAGCCCTCCGTTAATCATCACCGCTAGTGTCGAGTGACCATAGTGACCTAACTCACTAAGAGTATGATTTAAAAAATTAAAAACATTCCCTTCAGAATCTTGAAAAACAGCAACCGATAGCACGATACTGATGAGAAGTCCTGCAATCCCAAGAGCACCAAACTTATAGGCTAGACTCGACAGTCTTTTACTCTTATCTACCATATTCCTTTAGTGCACCACTCTCCATATCCATATATAGAATCAAGTTTTATTCACGAGGTCTCGCGCAAACCCTCACTATTCAAATTTAATAACCATAAAAAATGTTTTGTTTTCAAGATAAACTACTCGAATATAGGTAAAAAAACAAAAATGATAGTGATTACCACTCATTAACAGCAATGAATCAGTTAACTAACGCCCATTCCAACACAATGAAAGTAATGTCATACGTTCGATTAAAGCGATAGACAAAACACACTAAACAATGTCGCTACAAAAAATCATCAACCACAACAAAAACACATGAGCAATACTTTGTATTAACATGCATTTTACCAAAAACACTCTAGCTAAATCCATCGACTGTAAGCTACAATATAAATACTCAAAAAGATGCAATAACTATTCTCCCATGATGTGGATCACCATAGGATTAGATAGGGTTTTACATCGCGGAAATTAGGAGGTAACCTTGCCTTCCTTGAGTTGAATGGATATTCAAACACAATTTGAATTCCGATAAGATGATAACGTCTTTCAATTATGCCGAATCGGTAATTTAGAGTATAAAAAAGTGGCTGAAAAACAAAATTATAACATTAGAACCATACTGACATTTATTATTCCGTCATTAATAGGCCTGCTTCTATTCGTGACGCCGATCAGTTATCAAGACGCAATTACTATCCCAATTGCTATCATTTCTAAAGGATTGCAAGCATTTCTTGGGGATTCATTAACTGCGATAGTAACGGGTGTCGTCTGTTTGACTGCTGTCGCCTCCATCCTCACCAAGCTGTTCAAACCTGCTTTTATTACGCAACATAGTTTTTTTAACTCATTGCTCAACGTGTCACCTATGTGGCTTATTATTCGTACCTTAGGTGCAGTATTCATTCTGCTTACATTCGCACAAATTGGCCCCGAAGCAATCCGCTCCGGTAACACAGGTGCATTAGTACTCAATGATCTGCTTCCTGTACTATTTTGCGTATTTATTTTTGCAGGTATGTTGTTACCCCTTTTGCTCAATTTCGGTTTATTAGAGATGTTTGGTACTTTACTGACAAAGGTGATGCGTCCAGTATTCAACCTTCCAGGCCGTAGTGCTATCGACTGTATGGCCTCTTGGTTAGGCGATGGTAGTGTCGGTATCTTAATGACGAGCAAACAGTATGAAGCTCGCTTTTATACTCAAAGAGAAGCGGCTGTAATTGGTACCACATTCTCAGCGGTATCGATAACCTTCTCTCTAGTCGTCATCTCTCAGGTTAAATTAGAACATCTGTTTGTGCCCTTTTACCTTACTGTCTGCTGTGCTGGCATTATCGCTGCCGTCATAGTGCCTAAGCTGCCACCTTTATCATGGAAGAAAGATATTTATATCGATGACACTCCAAGGCACCCTGATGATGAAATGATCCCAACAGGCAAAGGTGTTTTCTCATGGGGATTAGAGCAAGCATTAAACAAGGCTTCTAAAGCTGGTGGCCTGAAGCACACGTTTAATGATGGTATGAAAAACGTCATTGACATGGTGTTTGGTGTTATCCCAGTGGTCATGGCTATTGGTACGCTTGCGCTTATCGTTGCTGAATATACGCCGATTTTCGACTATTTGGGAATGCCTTTTATTCCACTACTGGAACTACTACAAGTCCCTGAAGCCGCTGCTGCATCGAAGACCATTGTGGTAGGCTTTGCCGATATGTTCCTGCCTTCAATTCTAGCAAGTTCGATTCAATCGGATATGACACGTTTTATTATAGCTGCGATGTCAGTGACCCAACTTATCTACATGAGCGAAGTGGGAGCACTGCTAATAGGAAGTAAAATCCCGGTTAATATACTCGAACTCTTTGTCGTATTTATCCTTAGAACGTTAGTGACTCTGCCTGTTATCGCTGGTATCGCTCATCTAATATTCTAATAATCCAACTCAGCTTCAAACTAAAAAAGAGTGGCAATTGCCGCTCTTTTTTTATTCAAAAATTTGTCACTTCCCCCCTCGCACTTTTGTAATTTACTACTAAACTTAACAACTTAACATTCATAAACATAAAGTGGTATAACTCTATCAGATGAGAATTCTCATGTTATTTTTACTCTGGTTAATTGGTTACCCCCTTTTAGCCATGGAAAACCAACCAACTTTTGATGCTTATACAGCCGAACAAGGGCTGTCTATGAATACAATCAATGACATAGTGATAGATGACAAAGGATTCCTCTGGATAGCCACTCAAGCCGGTCTAAATCGATATGACGGCAAACACTTTAAACTATACCAAGTAAGCCATCACAATAAAGGTCCAACAGATAAACATATCAAGAAGCTATTTTTTGGTCAGAAAAAGCAGTTATGGCTGCTAACTAATGGCAATGGTTTAAACTTATACCAACCAGAATCTGATACTTTTATACCATTTAATGAATCCAATAGTCCCCTACCCAATAATGAGATAGTCGATCTCGACCAAGATGTTAATGGCAACCTATGGTTAGCGACTAACAGTAATGGACTGCTGCTCTTCTCACCCAGCGAAAATAGAATAATCGATCACCTCTTTTTATCCGCAGGTAATAAGCGAAATAGAATAACCAAAATATTAGGAGATCAATTTGAGCGGCTCTGGGTTGTATCAGATAAAGGCTTGTCATCGGTCGACAAGGGAAACAACATCACCAACTACCCCGAAATAAATCACCTTTTAGCTGGGAGCATCACCAGCTTAGAAGTCGATGAAAATAATACTTTATGGATTGGTACTAAAGAAAAAGGACTGTATCAATTCAATATCCCAACCAAATCTCTCAAACCTATTTCAGCAACTTCACAACTCAATGGCGACACCGTCAACCTACTTAAAAAAGACATCTATGGTCATTTATGGATAGCGATTCACGGCAAAGGAATAGCTAAATACTCTCCCCAATTAAATAAATTGTATTTTGTCAGTAATTCAGCAGCAGATAACAACAGTCTTAACAGTGCCCATATCACCTCCTTTACCATAGATAGTGAACAGCAACTCTGGGTTGGTACTCAAGGTAATGGACTCCACAAGACATATCTGGAATCTGAAAGCTTTGGCCCTAACAACATGGTTAACCTAAAAGATAAAGTATTAGGTAATACCAATGTCAGAAGCATATACAGAGATCGCCATCAACAGCTTTGGATTGGAACAAGCACAGGTTTATATCGAGCTCACGAAGACATCAACAATGAGATCATAGGTTTTTCCCTATTTGATATTACAGGTTTCCAAATGAGTGATCTCTTCATCAGCTTCATCCAAGAAGATGATCAAGACCGGCTTTGGGTGGGTACCAGGGGCAAAGGTTTGTTTATTTTTACCCTCGATAAACTTAGTTATATTCACTACCAATATAATGCTGACAATATAAAAGGACTACCCAGCAACTACTTATACAGTTTATATTTCGATCGTGATAATCACGCCTGGATCACCACTAGAGATGGTGGAGTAGCAAAATATATAGATGAAGAGCAAGGTTTTATTCAATACAAGCATATCAAGGGTGATGTTAACTCCCTACCGAGTAATGAGATAACCAAGCTGATCCAAGATATCGAAGGCAACTACTGGTTCACCTCATACGATAATGGGCTGAGCAAATTAGACAGCCAAGGTCAATTTACCCATTTTAACACTCAAACCGAATCACCTATTCCCTCTCAACATTTGATGTCGATCCATTTGGGCGATAACAATACTTTATGGGTAAGTAGCACTGATGGGGTATTTTCATTTAACAGCCAAAGTTACGAAACTGAGCTGTTTAACACTGAAGCTGGATTAATCGGTAATCTGGCTTACTTAACAATCATGGATCACACGAAAAACCTCTGGATTGGTACCGCTTCAGGTTTGAGCATGCTCAACACTCACAACTTTAACATCAGAAACTTTACTTATATTGATGGACTCCAAGATAATGAATTTAATTTTGGTGCGGGTTTCATCGATACCGATAATCACATTTATCTAGGAGGGATCAATGGATTTAATCACTTTTTCCCCTCCCAGTTACCTCAATTGTCCCATCCTAACCAACCCATATTGGACACGCTTACCATTTTAAATCAATATCAAACAAACAACTCAGAGACACAAACATCGAGCATTATTCAATCTGAAAAAATAACACTCCCCTACCAGCAAAGTATATTTTCCCTCTCGTTTCTAAGTCCATCACTGCACAGAGCTAAGCGCTTAAAATATGAATATAAAATGTTAGGTTTACATGACAACTGGTTAGTTGCCAACGCCAACCAAACAACTCAATTTACCGGACTTTCATCTGGAAGTTACTCTTTCCTATTAAGAGCAAAAGATATCGATGGCAAGTACAGTCCGATTCGCAGACTCGACATAAAAATATTAGCAGCACCTTGGTTATCCTGGTGGGCCTACACTCTCTATATTTTAGTTTTTATCACACTATTTTTTCTGCTTTATTATTCAAGGATTAAAAAGTACAACCAACAAAACTTGTTACTTAAAGAGATTGCGCAGAGTGAACAAAGGTTGCAGCTTTCATTATGGGGAAGTGGTGATGAGTTTTGGGATTGGAACATTACCAACAAACAAATTGTTCGCACCAATGTATTTCTTAAATACCCAGATAATGAAACTCACCTCAATGACACTATGATGCATAGCGTTCACCCTGAAGACCTTCCAGATATAACCACTGAAATTGATGCCTGTATGAATAAAGGCAAAGACAAGTTCGAACTAACCTACCGCTCTAAACTCATCGATGGAAACTGGCTATGGGTACTAAATCGTGGACAAGTCATTACTCGGGATAACTTAGCTCGTCCAACAAGGCTCGCCGGAACGATCAAAAATATTCAATCACAGAAAGAGACTGAATTCGCTTTACGATCATTAAATCAAGATTTAGAGAAAAGGGTATTGAGTCGAACCAACGAATTACAACAAAGTAACGATGAGCTCAAAGCAACGCTCAAAGAGCTAAAATTGACCCAAACTGAGCTCTTAGACAAAGAAAAAATGGCAACATTAGGAGGTCTAGTTGCCAGTATTACCCACGAAATTAACACGCCTATAGGGGTTAGTGTAACTGCAGCATCTCATCTGCAGACCTGTGTCGAAAGGTTCAATCAACACTATGCTAGTGGAGAGGTATCCCATGAAGAGTTTGAAGAATATCAAGTTGAGGTTGTCGATTGTTCAAAATTAATGCTCACTAATCTAGAACGAGCTACAAAGTTGATACAGAGTTTCAAAAAAGTCTCAGTGGATCAATCACATGAAGATATCAGAGAATTTAACCTAAAGAGTTATTTGGATGAGATTTTCTTATCGTTAAACCCAATGCTCTCTCGAACGCTGCACCAATGTCATTACCAATGCCAAGACAATATAATCGTCAAAAGCAACCCAGGTGCATTTTACCAAATTATCAGTAATCTCATCAATAATTCCATTGTGCATGCGTTTCCTAATGGCCGTGTGGGGAACCTAAGTCTTAAAATTATTATCTCAGAGTCAGACTTTGAGATCCTATACAAGGATGATGGCTGCGGCATGACTGAAGATGTACAGCAGAAAATATTCTCCCCATTCTTTACCACTAGACGTGGCAAAGGCGGCAGCGGCTTAGGTATGAACATTGTTTATAACTTAGTGACACAAGTCTTAAAAGGACAAATAAAATTATCCTCGACAATCGATGAAGGTTGTCTTTTCAAGATATCCCTACCTCAATCAATTCTAGTCAAAAAGATATGATTTTATTGCCTATTTTATCACCTAGATGTTATATATATACCTTGTAGTGAGTGCAGTTATATCTCTACTTAACATAAAGGGAGTGCCATTATGGATATAATAGTATCGCAAATAATGACCGGTAGGGTTGTCACCATAGAGATGGATGACAGATTAGTGATTGCAAAAGAGATCTTCGATAACGCGCCATTTCATCACCTATTAGTTGTCGAAAACGGCGAATTACAAGGTGTCCTCTCTGAACGAGATTTTTTACGTGCATTAAGTCCAAATATTGGCAATGTTAATGAAACTGAACGAGACAGCGATACCTTACTCAAACGTGTCCATCAGGTCATGACTAGAGATCCTATAACCACAAGTCCCAACAAATCAATTAAAGATGCCAGCAAGCTATTACTTGAGCATGGCATTGGCTCACTACCTGTATTGGATCTAGGTCAATTAGTTGGCATCATCACTTGGAAAGATCTGCTACGGGCATACTCAGACTTATAGACCAGCACCCATTATCTTATTTAGGCTAAGATCAACCAACGAACTTTGCCTAAATAAGAATAAGTGTATGACTAAAACTAAATAGCCCAACCACCCATATAAAAAATGACCAAACCTAAGGTTATCGCAACAATACCAGGTTTTAATTGACGCCACTCACCACTACAAAGTCTGCCTATCACTAAAGTGACAAAACCAAGCATAATACCGGTGACAATATTACAGCTTAAGATGATAAACACGGCGCAGGTGAGTCCAGCCATCGCATCAACCTTATCGTTAAAATCAAGCTTAGTCACATTACTCAACATCAATAAACCCACATACATCAACGCTGGTGCAGTCGCATAAGCTGGAACAAGATAACTTAATGGCGCAAGAAACATCATCAATAAGAATAAAATACCAACAATTGTTGCCGTTAATCCTGTTTTACCACCCGCAGCGGTACCCGCAGCTGATTCTATATATACAGCTGCGGGAGCACCACCGACAACGCTAGCCACAATGCTGCTCACTGAATCTGAGGTCAGCGCTTTACCGCCGCTGACAATATTGTCATTTTCATCAAGCAACTCAGCTTGCCCTGCAACCGCTCGGATGGTACCTGTGGCATCAAAGATTGCCGTCATCACCAAGGCTAATACTATTGGTAATACTACAGGGTTTAATGCTCCCATGATGTCCAACTGACCAATCAGTGACTGTTCAGACATTAGGTTAGGCCAAGCAAATAATCCCTGATATTGCACCGCTGGATCGAATATCAAACCAAACACTGACAGGGCAATAATCACAATAAGAATACCGCCTGGAGTACCACGACGTTCTAAGCCTATTATCGCCGCAAGACCGATGATCGCAGCCAAAACAGGAAGACTATGAATGTCGCCAAGTTTGACGGGTAAACCAGCATCACTAGCCACAATTAATTGCACACTGTTAGTCGCAATCAAGAGTAAAAACAGACCAATGCCTATGCCCGTACCGTGGGCGATACCCTTAGGTAAATTAGTCAACACCCACTGACGAATTCCAGTCACGCTCACCAATGTGAACACCACACCCATCAGAAAAATAGCACCTAAAGTAACAGGGATGGAGATCCCTTGTCCTAACACCATGCTAAATGCGGTAAAGGCGGTTAATGAAATAGCACAGCCGATCGCCATGGGTAAATTGGCCCACAGTCCCATCAACAGCGAACCAAAAGCGGCTATT is from Shewanella sp. MTB7 and encodes:
- the ubiU gene encoding ubiquinone anaerobic biosynthesis protein UbiU, with translation MELLCPAGNLASLKVALNAGADAVYLGLKNDTNARSFAGLNFTPKKLQEAAVYTKQQGKKIFLTINTFPKPGEEKRWYEAVDIAANTGMDALIIADLSLLDYAHTHYPHMPLHLSVQASATNLGALKLYKEEFNIQRAVLPRVLSMKQVRDLSKVTPVDLEVFAFGSLCIMAEGRCHLSSYITGQSPNTGGSCSPAKHVRWQEEGSNRLTRLNEVLIDKSGINEQMGYPVVCKGRYTTEHSSEPTHLLESPTSLNTLSLLPELAKANVVSLKIEGRQRSPAYVEQVTSVWRRAIDTYMNDPENYQTQAEWNRALAKVSEGQTTTLGAYERTWQ
- a CDS encoding U32 family peptidase — protein: MKASLGPILYCWPKEKVIEFYTQVANSSIPLVYLGETICSRRRELKFSDYLDLAHMLKASGKEVVISTLALLEAPSEFTELKKQVENGEFVIEANDMGGVQAAKENKLPFICGPTINNYNLASLNTLHKWGMQRFVMPVELSKHWLDSVISVEKPKFEIEVFGHGFLPLALSARCFTARQKGLVKDKCQTICIENPKGLLAQTLESQPLLRLNGIQTQSAACIDLTSELSVMNEMGIDYFRVSPSSMQCIEKADKLFDLIHVTTNSSTDPNCNGYWHQEAGFNHLAG
- a CDS encoding YjiH family protein: MAEKQNYNIRTILTFIIPSLIGLLLFVTPISYQDAITIPIAIISKGLQAFLGDSLTAIVTGVVCLTAVASILTKLFKPAFITQHSFFNSLLNVSPMWLIIRTLGAVFILLTFAQIGPEAIRSGNTGALVLNDLLPVLFCVFIFAGMLLPLLLNFGLLEMFGTLLTKVMRPVFNLPGRSAIDCMASWLGDGSVGILMTSKQYEARFYTQREAAVIGTTFSAVSITFSLVVISQVKLEHLFVPFYLTVCCAGIIAAVIVPKLPPLSWKKDIYIDDTPRHPDDEMIPTGKGVFSWGLEQALNKASKAGGLKHTFNDGMKNVIDMVFGVIPVVMAIGTLALIVAEYTPIFDYLGMPFIPLLELLQVPEAAAASKTIVVGFADMFLPSILASSIQSDMTRFIIAAMSVTQLIYMSEVGALLIGSKIPVNILELFVVFILRTLVTLPVIAGIAHLIF
- a CDS encoding two-component regulator propeller domain-containing protein, producing MLFLLWLIGYPLLAMENQPTFDAYTAEQGLSMNTINDIVIDDKGFLWIATQAGLNRYDGKHFKLYQVSHHNKGPTDKHIKKLFFGQKKQLWLLTNGNGLNLYQPESDTFIPFNESNSPLPNNEIVDLDQDVNGNLWLATNSNGLLLFSPSENRIIDHLFLSAGNKRNRITKILGDQFERLWVVSDKGLSSVDKGNNITNYPEINHLLAGSITSLEVDENNTLWIGTKEKGLYQFNIPTKSLKPISATSQLNGDTVNLLKKDIYGHLWIAIHGKGIAKYSPQLNKLYFVSNSAADNNSLNSAHITSFTIDSEQQLWVGTQGNGLHKTYLESESFGPNNMVNLKDKVLGNTNVRSIYRDRHQQLWIGTSTGLYRAHEDINNEIIGFSLFDITGFQMSDLFISFIQEDDQDRLWVGTRGKGLFIFTLDKLSYIHYQYNADNIKGLPSNYLYSLYFDRDNHAWITTRDGGVAKYIDEEQGFIQYKHIKGDVNSLPSNEITKLIQDIEGNYWFTSYDNGLSKLDSQGQFTHFNTQTESPIPSQHLMSIHLGDNNTLWVSSTDGVFSFNSQSYETELFNTEAGLIGNLAYLTIMDHTKNLWIGTASGLSMLNTHNFNIRNFTYIDGLQDNEFNFGAGFIDTDNHIYLGGINGFNHFFPSQLPQLSHPNQPILDTLTILNQYQTNNSETQTSSIIQSEKITLPYQQSIFSLSFLSPSLHRAKRLKYEYKMLGLHDNWLVANANQTTQFTGLSSGSYSFLLRAKDIDGKYSPIRRLDIKILAAPWLSWWAYTLYILVFITLFFLLYYSRIKKYNQQNLLLKEIAQSEQRLQLSLWGSGDEFWDWNITNKQIVRTNVFLKYPDNETHLNDTMMHSVHPEDLPDITTEIDACMNKGKDKFELTYRSKLIDGNWLWVLNRGQVITRDNLARPTRLAGTIKNIQSQKETEFALRSLNQDLEKRVLSRTNELQQSNDELKATLKELKLTQTELLDKEKMATLGGLVASITHEINTPIGVSVTAASHLQTCVERFNQHYASGEVSHEEFEEYQVEVVDCSKLMLTNLERATKLIQSFKKVSVDQSHEDIREFNLKSYLDEIFLSLNPMLSRTLHQCHYQCQDNIIVKSNPGAFYQIISNLINNSIVHAFPNGRVGNLSLKIIISESDFEILYKDDGCGMTEDVQQKIFSPFFTTRRGKGGSGLGMNIVYNLVTQVLKGQIKLSSTIDEGCLFKISLPQSILVKKI
- a CDS encoding CBS domain-containing protein, which codes for MDIIVSQIMTGRVVTIEMDDRLVIAKEIFDNAPFHHLLVVENGELQGVLSERDFLRALSPNIGNVNETERDSDTLLKRVHQVMTRDPITTSPNKSIKDASKLLLEHGIGSLPVLDLGQLVGIITWKDLLRAYSDL
- a CDS encoding NCS2 family permease, encoding MQSEQTRPTQDVTSTQALSLVSLLDRYFSISARGSTLKRELIAGLTTFLAMVYSVIVVPNMLGAAGFDTGAVFIATCLIAAFGSLLMGLWANLPMAIGCAISLTAFTAFSMVLGQGISIPVTLGAIFLMGVVFTLVSVTGIRQWVLTNLPKGIAHGTGIGIGLFLLLIATNSVQLIVASDAGLPVKLGDIHSLPVLAAIIGLAAIIGLERRGTPGGILIVIIALSVFGLIFDPAVQYQGLFAWPNLMSEQSLIGQLDIMGALNPVVLPIVLALVMTAIFDATGTIRAVAGQAELLDENDNIVSGGKALTSDSVSSIVASVVGGAPAAVYIESAAGTAAGGKTGLTATIVGILFLLMMFLAPLSYLVPAYATAPALMYVGLLMLSNVTKLDFNDKVDAMAGLTCAVFIILSCNIVTGIMLGFVTLVIGRLCSGEWRQLKPGIVAITLGLVIFYMGGWAI